The DNA region TCGAATGTCAGTGAGGTGCAGCGGCATCTGCTCCCTGTGAAGCGTTTGGGCCGCCGGCCCAACCGATGCCGCCGCAGCTCCTTTACAATCTGATGCCGCCGTCAACACATGACGAGGTTCGCCACATGCAGCGGAGTTCTCTTTCTAGATCGCTGAAGCGGATATTTCTGCGAGCCACGGATGCCGTTCCCGCGTTCTCGCGGACAGCTTCGGTCCAAAACCATGATGTTCGCGCGCTTTATGAGAAAGTTGTTGAGGCTAGCTCGACCAGCAGCTCACGGCGTTTGAAGTCTTTGCGGCGGCGCCTGATCTTCATGACAGCGCTCATTCGGTCATGGCGAAAGATGCGCCCAGATTTCAAGACGGCTGATCCGCTGAGTGCGCTCATGACAGATGTGTCCAACCAGCGACAATTGCGCAACCGCAGCGGGTCAATGCTTGCTGATGTGGGTTTCGTCCTGGATCAACAGTCGACCAGCATTCTGTGCCGTCGAGATGAGCTTTGGTCCGAGCATTGGAGTTGCGCTCGCCTTGTCCATGCCGTTGATCAAGATCCGGTCTTCACTTACGCGAGCCGAGCCGCGCCATAACAACAGTGTCGGCGCCAAACGTTGGCGCCGACGTTGATTGTCACAAGCCGGCTTCAAGATGCCGTCGAAGAGGCTGGAGCCTGGCTGCGGCGAGCCCTTTCAATTGAACTTGTAGGAGGCCTGAATGAATGTTCCCCAGCGCTCCATGCTGTACTTCGCAAGTGCGGTCGGTTCACCGACGCAGCCGCTGCTGCTGCACAAAGAGTCGCTCCGCCTATTGGTCCACATCGCCCAGTAGCGGCCACCGACGCCGACGCTGAAGTTCCTGGTGATGAAGTAGGACAAGACGCCTTCAACCTGGACGCCTCGGCCTCCATTGCCCCGTTGTTCATCAAAGGTCGTCTGGTTGCGCATGAGATGATTGTCACGCCCCTTGAAATCGGTCCAGGGCAGGTAAGCGACGTCAGCGCTCAAACGCCAACGCTCGGTGAGCATGGTTTCGGAGCTTAGGCCGACACGAGGTGCATTCCACTGAGTATTCTGGCTGCCACCGACCGTGTCGTCATTCGGCGCCAGGCATGAATGATTCATCGGGTCAACTATCTCTAAACACCCCCTCGAGTCGGAGCTCTGTTCGTAGTAGGTCCAGCCGATAAATCCCCCGACCTTGTAGTTGGCGGCGTGCAGGAAATCGTAACCGGCATCGGCCGTGTAGTACGTGAACCTCCCGTTTGCCTGGCCTGACTTCGTGTTGAGATAGGGCGGGATGCCCCAATCTTCATTGTTGTGGTTTCCTTTGTCGAAGCGACCGATCCCAACGTTGCTCTTCAGGAACACTCCCCACGGGCTGTCGAGACGACCAAATAGCTCCCCGGAAAGTCCGTCAAGTCCGTCATAAGTGAGCTTCGATACAAGCTTGCTGGGGTCTTGAGGCCAGCCATAGGGCACTGCGCTGCGGTCCCATTGGAACCTTCCCCGGCTGAGCCAGAGCCGTGAGCCGCCTTCGAACGACCAACCGGCCGTGTAAGCAATCGGCGGCACGCCGGCGGGTGCTTTCGCGTACAGCGGTGTATCAGGCCATTGCACCGCCCACGGGTCGGCGCCAAAATGGTAGTTCAACCCGACCTTTGCGATGTGATAGTTGCTGGAGAGGCTGGTTGTGTTCGCCGGAAGAATTGCGAACGGCGGATCTTGCACCGTCGGAGGCGTTGCGACACTCGGCCCGCCGAAATGCAGATAGTCATACTCAGCTTTGACCGACCATGCAGGCGTAAGCGCTTGCTCGACGCCCAGCCCGATGATGCCACCGAGGCGACCATAGTCGAAATGGGTTTTCTCCTGTGGCCAGCCGCCTTCGTAATTGTTGACGACGTCGCCCCGATTGTTTTGCCAGGCCACGCCTCCCTTGAGATAAGCCAGCGTGCGGCCGAGCGCGCCAAACGCGTAACCAACGCGACCGGTCCCGGTGGCAAAGACGTTGGGACCCGCCTTGCAGTTTGCGCTCACGATAAAGCCGGAGGCGGCGAGGCAAGTGTTTGTGCCGTCGGAGACGGCGCCGCTGGCATCGAGTTCGACACCAAACACCCAGCCGTTGTTCTGCCAGTTGTAGCCAATCTGGCCACCTGCGAGGAACACTGGGGTATCGACGACACCACCATAGATTGACGGACCGTAGGGATTGCTGAAGGAGGTGCGGCCGTGCCCACCGCCGACGTGCCCGCCAATATAGCCTCCCGACCAATTCCACACAGCCGGCGGCAGTTTCACTTCTGGCTGAAGATCCGCCGCCTTGGCTGCACCGCTTGCGACGAGTGCAATTGTTGTGGCGCCCCACAAAAGAACTCTCGATCGCATCAAAAATTTGCCTGCACGTTCCCGGTCCACAACCCGGCTCCTTGAGTGATCGCCGCACGGCGGACCGTTCGGGCAAACCAGACACTAACGACAGCGCGCGCTGAGTTCGCCTCGAAGATCACCGCACTGCGATTGGTGATGATGCTTCAGCGAAGCAAGCCGCGTGCCGACGGAATTCGCGTCTTCTGCAGGCATTTCGCAAGAGAGTGTAGCGTCGACTTGCTGACAGTGGTCTCAAGTCTGACAATCGAAACGTGCGATAAGTTCGCCGTCGCGCGGTAAATGTGCGAGACACGATTTGATGCGCGGCATTCCTGTTCGTGCGGGGCCCGCGACGGATCTTTCGGCTTTGTCGATGTGATTTCAACATAGAACATCCTTGTCGCCGCGGCCGCGGCGGTCCGTGGCAATGAGCTGATCGCCCTGCAAAGCTCAGCGCGTTCGAATTATTCGGGTGAGCGCGAGCGTAGGAGCCCGCGCGGCTGAAATGGACCCGGTTTTGGGACCAGAGGCTAAGTTGGAAAAGGGCCGCTCCGTTTGATAGACGGAGGGAATGATGACGAAGAAGACACGACGGAAGATCGACGCGGCGTCGAAGGCAAAGATCGTGCTGGAAGCGGTGCCGAGCAGGCGACGGTGGCCGATCTGGCCCAGCGCTATGAGGCTCCCCCGAACCAGATCCATGCCTGGAAGAAGCAGCAGCTGGACCAGGCGGCCGGGCTTTTGACGCGGGTGTCGGGCGCGAGAGCGAGGAAACGCGCGAACGCGAGATCGAGAAGCTGCACGCCAAGATTGGACAACTGACAGTCGAGTGCGATTTTTTAGCGTGGAGGTCCGGAAGATGAGCACGCCGGACCGTCGAGGAATGCTCGATCGCGCCGACCAGGCCCTGTCGATCCGCCGGCAGTGCATGTTGCTTGGCATCGCCCGTTCCGGGGTCTACCGGCCGCCACAGCCGGCCAACGACAACGACCTTGCCCTGATGCAGCGGATCGACAAGCTGTTCCCCGCCTGGTCATTCCTCGGCTCGCGGCGAATGACCGCGATGCTGAAGGCTGAGGGGCTTCAGGTTAATCGCAAGTGCGTGCAGCGGTTGATGCGCAAGATGGGCATCGCGGCGCTGGGACCGAAGCCGAACACGACAAAGCCGGCGCCGGGGCACAAGATCTATCCCTATCTGCTGCGCAACATGACGATCGACCAGCCGAAACAGGTGTGGGCGGCCGACATCACGTATCTGCCCATCGGGCGCGGCTTTCTCTATCTCGTCGCCATCATCGACTGGGCGAGCCGTGCGGTTCTGGCGTGGCGGTTGTCGAATACGATGGACGTCTCGTTCTGCGTGGCGGCTCTGGAAGAGGCGCTGGCGACGTACGGCACGCCGGAGATTTTCAACACCGACCAGGGCAGCCAATTCACTAGCGTGGCCTTCACCGGCGCGCTGGCGGCCGCAGGGATCAAGATCTCCATGGATGGCCGCGGTCGTTGGCCCTCATGCTTGAGCGACCGCCACAGCCGCTCGATGAAGAACGGCGAGGCCAAGGCAGGGATCGCGAGCTGGATCGCCTTCTACAACGATCGTCGCCATCATCAGTCCCTCGGTTATCGCACGCCGATAGCGGTCTGGCGCGAACGGATGCAGGCCGCGAAGGCTGTCGACATGGTGGACAACGCTGACGCGTTGACCACATGCCCACAGCAACTGCAGCAGACAGAAGCTCTGGCTGCGTGATAAAAAGGGATTAGGAGCGATCGTTTCCAACTAACAAGCCGGTTCAACCGGTCCCGCTCCGCGGGTCCATTTCATCGTCCAGAACACTTCCCAGCTCAGTACACACTTTGTTTTGGGACAATTTCTAAGCCCATGATGCTACTCCACACAACAGAATCTGGTGTGGCAGTCGGGCTGGCCAATTTGGCTCGCTCGTCAGCTTGTCGACAGCTAATCCTAATAGAGCGAGAGCCAGAGCGTGACCCTATCTGCTCAGGATTACGAACCGACTCAAACCGAGAGGGACATGGACCCATTTAACAGCATCAACCCATTCGATCGGGATTTCGCCGCTTACAACGCCGCGGTGCCACAACCGCAACAGCAGCAAGCGGAGTTTGAGCCGTACTTGGACGAAGTGCCGCAGCTTGATACCACTGCCGACGCAGGCGTCGCTGTTTCTCCAGATCGCTACTACTCTCATCTGTTTGACGAAGACCGTAGACTCACCGAGGCACTGGAACTTGGGGCAACCGCGCGCGATCACCAGGCACCGGATCCCGGAGAAGCCGTTCGTCACTTCGACTGGAGCAACGGCTACCAGCCGGCTGCGAACGAACTGAGCGGGAGCACTCCCTCTTCAAGTCACGAGGTCCTCATGGGTGAGGATTACACCGGGGAGTTGAGGCCTGCGAAGAGGCAAAGAACACTAAGCCATACGGAAGGGGATGCCATTGGGCGCCAGCTGAGCGAGTCCGGCAATTCAGTCGCTCCCGTGCTGATGGAACACGCCGGCGCACCGTCGCCTTTCGCCCCGGTGGTCGGTTCGCCGTTGGTCCTTCCTGCGGAAGGCTACGATCAGGCTCTGCTGTGGGCGATGATGGAAGACGCCGGCCCATCGCCGTCTCGCGAGCCAACTGCGCGCCATAACCAAGCGCTGGATTTAGAATCGGTCGTTCGTCCCTTCAATTTCCGGCAGGGCGACCAGCACGCGTCCGCTGCGCTTGACCCTAGCAACGTCCCGCCGAGCCAGGACAGCCGATCCAACAGTTTTATCGTTCACAATGACCGCTACACGGCGCTGTTCGTGCCCGCTGCGGCGATGAGGCGAAGCACCCCACTCAATCCGCCAGGCGCTGCCATTCCTCTCCGATCTCGACCGGAAAACGTTCCGCAGCCCGGCGCGCAGCGAGCGAATCGAGCCTCACTAGCGCTGCTTGGACGGTCGATGGAGCAAGCCGCTCCGGCGTCCGCCATTGCTGAGACGACGCCCCCCGCGGCCCGCGATATTTATGCTGCAACATTCGCCGTTCCCGAGGGCTTTTCGCACGGCACCCAACCCGCCCCGTACACTATGATCTCGAAGCTCGGCCGCTGGGGCCTCTTGCCGGACGCGGCGCAGCCGATAAAGCGCTACGACATTCACGGCGAGCTCTACACCGCGCTCGCAGGGCCGGGAGGACCCAATGACATTCGGCTCATCCATCACCCCGGAGCGTAGACACCGAGGGACACTCCCCGACGCTAGGAGCGTCCAGATAGCTCTGGTACTTGGCGAGGTTGTGGGCGGTACAGATGGGCGCCCACGCGGGTTTCACTTTGCCATGAGGCGAAGCAGGAATTGCCTGAACCTGCGCGCCTGCTTGATCTGTCCGAAGATCGGCGCGACGATTTGCTTCCTGAGCCGATAGCGGCTTCGCCACCTGAGCGCCTGCATGAGGAGATCACCGCCGACTACAACGACATAATTGCCGAGGCGACTCGCGAGAAGATCGAGGCGCGGCGCAAGGCCTGCGCGCGCGATAACGCGGCGCCGGCCTAAGTCTACTCAAACCCCAAAACGAATGTCTGCCGCAGCATCAGTCGCCCGCGAAGATTTCGGAAGCGATTGATACGTCGCGATGATTTAACCTGAGCAAGTATTCGATTTTGCAAGAAAGCCGGGGGTGGGTGTCGGTTTTCTTGCGTTTTGGGATACCGGATTTTGGTGGATCGTGATTCCTTTGACGGCAAGATTCGCTGTTGGAGAACGGGCCGTGAGTCAGCCGCGCGACGATCGCCAGGACGACCTATTTCGGGCTTCTCTGGATGCGATCATCAACCTTCGTCATCCGCTGGTGCGGCTTGCGGCGGAGATTGATTGGGATTTTCTGGCGAAGCGCTTCAGCTCGGTCTGTCGCATCGGGCCGGGCCAGCCGCCGCTGCCAACGAGGTTCGTGGCCGGGCTGTTCATCCTCAAACATATGCACAATCTGTCGGACGAAGCGCTGTGCGACAGGTGGGTAGAGAATCCGTATTTCCAGTATTTCTGCGGCGAAGTGGTGTTCCGGCACGAGCTGCCGTTTGACCGCTCGTCGTTGACCCGCTGGCGCCAGCGATTGGGCGAGGAGCAGATCGCCGCGTTGTTGCAGGAGAGCCTCTCGGTGGCGCATCGGGCCGGGGCGATCGAGACCAAAGATCTCGAGCGGATCGTGGTGGACACCACCGTGCAGGAGAAGGCGATCGCGCATCCGACCGATGCGCGGCTCACCCACCGCGCGATCGAGAAGCTGGTCGACCTGGGCAAACGCGAGGGTGTCGAACTGCGTCAGAGCTATCTGCGCGTAGCCGAGCGTGCCACCATCATGGTGGGGCGCTACACCCATGCCCATCAGTTCAAGCGCGCCCGGCGCGAACTCAAATTCCTGCGAACCCGGCTCGGCCGCGTGATCCGTGATATCAGCCGCAAGATCGAGGGCAATCCCGCGCTCGATGACCGGTTCGGCCCGCTGCTCGATCTCGCGCGGCAGGTCCGCCTTCAAGAGCAGCGCCCGCGCGGGCCCAAGGTCTACTCGCGGCACGCCCCCGAGGTGGAGTGCATCGGCAAAGGCAAGGCCCGAGCGCCATATGAGTTAATGGCATCGACCACGGCCGCTCCCGGCGGCAACATAAAGTCCCCGGCAAGAGAAGGAGCGCAAGCCATGCCCCATACGATTGTCACGATCGGTATCGATCTAGGCAAGAACACATTCCATGTGGTGGGTTTCGATGCCACGGGTGCAATCATCCTACGCAAGAAGCGATCGAGAAATCAGCTTGAGCCGCTATCCTGGCGGATGAATCCGAAACCTGCGTCAGGATTGACGTGCTTGATGATGCCCTGATTCAATCGACGCTCCTGGCGGGATGGCCGCGTCCAGATCACCAAATGATTTGGCATCGCCGATGAACGTGAGTCTGCCACCAGCTTTCGTAGCGAGAGCTTTGCCCTGATATCGCTTGGCGCAATGCCGCGAGCGATCGCTCTGATCCTTGAATGTATCGCTCTTTTACCTGGTCGAACGTCACGATGGGTATGATCAGATTGCAGATGACACGTGTTTCGTCGAAGTTCTCTCTCGTAACTTCGACCTGCTTCGTCAGCCGACCATACCGACCGGACGGCCTGGATCGGTCCTCGATGCGATAGACGAGGGGGGCTCGGCCTCGACCTCTGCGATCGTCGCGACGTCGCGGGCTTCCTCGTTCCTGAGATCGGTGAGAAACGACCCGAGCCGGTCGCGGTTTGCTTCGAACTTAGAGAAAAGGGCGCCTCGGCAGGAAGCGGTCTGCCCGCTGCCGAAGGGGCGTTTGTAACCGTGCGCCGCTATCAGCCCGGTGTTGGCTTTCACGAATCTGCCACAGCACTGGCACGTCATCTCGCCGCCTCGCCTGACGGCTTGGACGACGAAGACGAAATGGCGAAAGCGAAGGAGAATTTCGTCGAAGCCGGGACGAAGTGCTTCGCCGGAGGCGCCGAGGGCGTCCCGGAGCGATTCAAGCGGCTAGGCCGCTGAAACGCGGGCCGACCGCTCGGGGCCGGCGCAGTTTTCAGAGCGCGCTCGGGACAGGTACCATCGACCGCATGCGACATCTTCGGCGCCGTCTACGGGGCGGCGCAGACGACGTCGAAGGCGCGGGCCAGCTCCTCGCATTTACCGGCTCCTGGCGAGCAGATTTTCGAGAAACGGACGCCCTTCCTCTTTATAGTTTCCCGATCGGAAAAAAATAGGCTCGCTTATCGGTCCCGATGGCAAGTGGATTTACCGCTCGGGAAATTTAACTCTTCGCGAGCTAGACTAGTTCCAAGCTCGAATATTCCCGCTCGGGAAATTTTTCTTGAAAACGCTAGTCTGTTTTATTAAATATTCCCGCTCGGGAAAATGGATATGGCTATCACGACGACATCGGAGCTCGGCGAGACCATTCGGAACCGACGCACGTCGCTTGGGCTACGGCAACAGGACCTAGCGCTTGCGGCGAACGTCGGCGTGCGGTTCATCGTCGATATCGAAAATGGCAAGGAAACCAGTCAAGTAGGCCTCGTCCTTCGGCTGCTCGGTGCGCTCGGCATAACGCTGACTGCCCAAATGCATCCGGCGCCGACGGCACGGCCGACGGCCGACGATGCCGAGCCCTTCGACCCAGAGCAATTCCATCCGTGATGAACACGAAGAAATTCGGCGCCGCTGGCGAAACCCTCCAAGTCCGCTTCGGCGACGAGCTCGTCGGACTGCTGCGCCGTCGCTCGGAAGAGATCCAAGACATCGAGTTCGTGTACGATAACGCGTGGATGGCGGATCCGCAGGCGTTCGCCGTCTCCACCCGTATGCCGTTGGCGCAACAGATCCACGATCCGGGCGTCGTGTACCGATGGTTTCTGAATCTGCTGCCGGAAGGACGAACGCTTGCCACCATAGGTACCATCCTCAAGATTGCGGAAGCGGACGTCTTCGCGCTCCTGGAAGAATTGGGAGAG from Bradyrhizobium sp. B124 includes:
- a CDS encoding outer membrane beta-barrel protein, producing the protein MDRERAGKFLMRSRVLLWGATTIALVASGAAKAADLQPEVKLPPAVWNWSGGYIGGHVGGGHGRTSFSNPYGPSIYGGVVDTPVFLAGGQIGYNWQNNGWVFGVELDASGAVSDGTNTCLAASGFIVSANCKAGPNVFATGTGRVGYAFGALGRTLAYLKGGVAWQNNRGDVVNNYEGGWPQEKTHFDYGRLGGIIGLGVEQALTPAWSVKAEYDYLHFGGPSVATPPTVQDPPFAILPANTTSLSSNYHIAKVGLNYHFGADPWAVQWPDTPLYAKAPAGVPPIAYTAGWSFEGGSRLWLSRGRFQWDRSAVPYGWPQDPSKLVSKLTYDGLDGLSGELFGRLDSPWGVFLKSNVGIGRFDKGNHNNEDWGIPPYLNTKSGQANGRFTYYTADAGYDFLHAANYKVGGFIGWTYYEQSSDSRGCLEIVDPMNHSCLAPNDDTVGGSQNTQWNAPRVGLSSETMLTERWRLSADVAYLPWTDFKGRDNHLMRNQTTFDEQRGNGGRGVQVEGVLSYFITRNFSVGVGGRYWAMWTNRRSDSLCSSSGCVGEPTALAKYSMERWGTFIQASYKFN
- a CDS encoding helix-turn-helix transcriptional regulator; this encodes MAITTTSELGETIRNRRTSLGLRQQDLALAANVGVRFIVDIENGKETSQVGLVLRLLGALGITLTAQMHPAPTARPTADDAEPFDPEQFHP